The sequence below is a genomic window from Nakaseomyces glabratus chromosome F, complete sequence.
TAGCCCCGAGGGTCAGGAGTGTTTAATGTTACAACTACGAAAACACCAGTGTTCTATCGTTTATTCTATGCTAGGGTTGAAATGGGGAACAAAATGGTCTAAGTGCTATTATCCTGGTTTAAGCACCTTCGTATGAGCTCCTTGCCAGGGTCATCCCTGATCAGAGGCTGTAAGCTGGGTGTAGCGAACGTGTATACTAGACCCTTGGGGGACAATATCAGCAGAAGAACGTTCGCGCCCGTCATTACCGCTAGCTCATAGGCCTTCTTCATAATCCCGTGTCGCCTCTTTGCGAACGTCACATGCCGCCTAGTTGTGTTctctatatattttaaCGGAGCTTTGCGTCGTTTCCCGACGGCAGAAGATGGCGTGCTCACCTCTTCGTCTTCGTCATCATTCTCGTTCTCATTCTCATTCTCTTGCTCATTCTCAATCTCATGCTCGTTCCCGTTCCCATTACCTTTATCGCTATAGTCCCGCGTGCCTCTCACCTCATCTCCTCCGCCCACCGTAGGTCTCTGCCCTGGCATATGCGCTGGCATTTGCACCTGCCGCTGTGGCCGCTGATCCTGCCTCTGACCCTGTATCCCAGGCATCCCAGGCATCCCAGGCATCTTCCCAAGGTCAGGGTCGAGGTTAATGTGGTCGCTCGACGATATAGGGCTAATCCCAAATAAAGACTGTGAGTTCATCTCTAGCAGTAGGATCTCGATGGCCAAAATACAGAAACCAATAAAAACTTAGTAACAGCCTTAAAGTACTTGCAAATAAAACCTTGTCTACTCGGTGATACGAACGCCCAAACGAGTATCAAAAGTAGCAAAGAATGCATATGAGCATCGATCCTGCTACTGTTCTTATATTATGCCACAACAGAGCTTCACCTATAAATGATAATGTCAGTATTATACGTTTATACGTAGTGTAATGGGCATCAggagcaaaaaaaaaaaaattgcgaTTTCTGTGGATCGAACACAGGACCTCCAGATAACTTGTTGACCGAAGTTTTCGAATCTTCAGTCTGGCGCTCTCCCAACTGAGCTAAAACCGCTTAGtaaatttgttgaaggGTTGATAAATTCTAGGCTCCCCATGCTTACGTTTCTCTTGGTCATGTGATGTCGTTTATTTTGTCTTTTGTGTTTTTAACGTTTGGGTGTTGGAGCGTCAATGCTTCTAGTCATGATTGACCAGATTTTAATCTTTAAATTCTTTTAATGTTCATTATGTagtttcaaaatatcaacTATTAATGCACAAGATATTCATTACTAAGTGGGGTAGTTATTAGAGAAATCACGATTTTTTGTAATATGCAATACTGGTTTGTGATATGCTGCGGTAcaagaatatatatcattataaaaaaatgtcTTAAATACTGTGCagaataaatttatttgtCCTTCTGGAACATGCCGTCGAATAACCAGGATACCCATCCCGATATATCATTCTTTAAGTTGTTATAGAAATCTTTGCTGATAACTTTCAGACAGTAAGATTGGTAACAGGGGTGTGCTTTATTATACCTGTCAATGATGTACTGGTCAAACTCTTCCTTTGTGCCGACATCAGCAGTGTCTATGTGTATGGTGCTGTGCCCAATGTTCATAGTGTTTCTGACGGTGTCAAGTTTCCTTTGAAATTGCTGAATGGCCTCTTCCACATCTCTAACACGCAGATCTAAGATTCTAACATCgtattttagttttgaGCACAAGGAGTTTAATTCACGCATATCGTTCAGCAGAAAATTCTGCTTGATTTCAATGCCATCGTACTTATTCTGAAACGCTCTGGCAGCATGGACATACTTGTAAAACAGATCCCCTGACACTTTCAAAAGATCTTGcattctcttttcttccaTGTAACATGTTTTCTTTGTCATAATAGAGTAGTATCCATGCTGCATGTCTTCTATTTGAGCTTCTGCCTTCGTTTCCCTCtgtatcttcttcaaatccCTTGCCAGTCTGACAACAGAGGGGTCGAATGGTAATGTCCACCTTTCTATCTGCTGTTGGATATCACTACATGAGATGGATCTATACAAAACTTCCGTACACTCTAAAACTCCAGTTTCTGATTCCTCCCTGAGAGTTTGTAGATTGGATGACGAACCTCTTCTGTAAAACTCAGAATGGTAAAGTTGATTCGTATTCAGGCCTGACTCATAATGATGCTTGTCATAATTACAATACATAGACGACAAACTAACCGCCGAAGGCCCCTTACTCATAACATCATCCTCCTTTTCCGAACTACCCGCATCACTAGTTCTCCATGGCTTAGATGATACTGGATCACCCATATGCAAATCGTTTCCTATAATAGGAATATCTATCATATAATTTCCAAACATCTCActagttttctttttattttcctcCTCATGAGCAAGCCGTAACTTCTCATTCAAATTGTTACATCTTTCCGTTTCCTCGTCAAGTTGCTTTTCCGGGTCCCCATTCTTATAAGAGTACCCACAGAATTCTTTCTTGCAGATACGTCTTACGTCTTTTCTACGTGGCCTACCTTTGTTCTTCCACAATAAACCCAATGACCCGCATTGGATATGTTTGACAAAATTATCCATATCAGTAGATAGTACATTGTTTGCTAGCTGCACAACGTTACCTTTACCCCCGATGTCTTGAAACTTACACTTAACAGTCTTAGTTAATTTCTTAAATTCGTTTTTGGTCAATCTcgcttcttcttgaaacaGTTTTTCTACTGTGGGCGGATCAAGAAACCCTTCATTTTCCTTCGTAGTTGTGCTATACTTCTTTTGAAAGTTGGAAACTCCTTGCCTAAAATCCTGCTCATCAAAGGGGTCCTTAGCAGGCATACAGTCGACCAGGATCAATTTGTAGAAACAGCTAAGAACAAGACTTAACATACTTGCAACAGTAGTTGGACCCAATGTGCCTTCATTTCTTGGTTTCTCAACCCCGAAATAGATTCTCCCGAAGACCAACCACCATTGTTCGATGGCAGATTTTGTTCCCTCACTCAGCAAACCGTCCACAATATTCTTGTCCTTCCCTTTGAACAGGTTGAAGTAAGATAGGGATATCTGTATCAGTGTCACCATTTCCACAACTGGAGAGTAAAAGCCCGGCAAATCGTGGCCTTTCTTAGTTTTCCATAAAGATGCTGCAGGTGGTGTCCTCTCTTGCATTGTTCTCTTTGAGAATGTTAGAGGGTGGTGCTCCTCGTCGCCTCTTCCGCTGAAGGGGTCTTCGAGGCTTCTCTTATGAGAAAGTAGATGCGCCTCTGTGGTTGGATCCTGGTACTGTTGTGAGCCTACCTgatcagtggtgacgacgTCCTTTATGGGGATCTTGAACAGCTGTGAGAATTTGTTCATAGCGGAGCTAGCGGGTGCACTCAGCAGCAGGGCTGATCTGCCAGTGCAATGcagtttcttcaagtcGAAGTTCGTCTTGAAGTCGTGCCACACACTTCTCAAGTCACCGCACTCTACATGCAGCAAGGACAGTTTCGAGGACATCGCCGACAAGTTAGTGACGAATATGCAACCTTTCGAGATGAACTTCGGCTGCGTGAACGGCAGAAGCTCCTCGTAGTATCTCTTGAATCTGTGTGGCCAGAAGTGAGGGTCTCGGTTCAACACCACCCGCACCGCAGATATCACGTCCTGGGTGTTCCCCGTGTACGAGCTGATCACCGCGCTCAGCTTCCTCTCCGCTATCCACTGCTCCACTATGTATATCTCAAACCCTTGCACTGTGATCTCATCGTAGTACACATCCTTGTAGGACTCTATCCCGATGTTGTACAGCGCCCGCATATCCGGGAAGATGAAACTAGTCAGCTGCGGCTCAATCTGCGGCATCACCAGCGCACCTTCCGCCCGCTCAGCACTCTTTCCATCGCTCAAATTTGTTGTGTTGTAAGCTGTGTTGTAAGCTGTGTTGTATGTTGTGTTGTATGTAGTGTTACTTTTTGTAGTCTTGGTACTCGTTGTCCGCACATGCACATTGTGCACATCGTGCACATCGTTCCCGACCCGCAGTATGTGCTCCCCACTCCAGTCAGAGTCTTTCATATGTATTTTGGGTATATGCGGTAGTAGGTGTAGATGATTATATTCTGGTACCCGCGGTATTTATACTTCCCTAGCAAGGCCCCCCCCGATCCACCGATCCACCGGCCCCCCCGCACTAGCCCTGGCCGGAGCTGTACTTCCCCCCacccacacacacacatacacacGCACTGGGGGAAAGCCGGGGGTGAATCAGAGTATTGGTCAGGAGAAAAAGGCGGTGGGGGGGGAGTTGGATGACAGATTTGGGAGTGCAGAGACAACGACGTGTGGAGAGACAACAGCTTTGGGAAGAAGTCAATACCTCTATTACCCGGACTTACCTCTTTTAGGGACGTGCAAACGTATATTGAAGACATCACGTTACCTATATTAGTGTACGAGACCATGTGATACCCACCGTCACATATGAGGCATATTACTAGATACGGTACATCACATGGATATACGTAAACAGTAACAACAAGTAACAATTCAATACGGAGAAAACACATGACACCAATTGTATACAGTGATACACTCAGTCTCATTGCTTTTTAAGCCCCCCCGCGCGAGAGACACACAGAGCGAGACGCACACAGCGAGACGCACACAGCGAGACAAGTTACTCGTCCAATGCTATCACCACCCATACAGATTCTGGCAATTTGCTTCTTTATGGGCTATCATCATATATAACTGCACTTCATTGAAGTTTTGCAATTGGGTTTGGCAAGACAGGAAGGTACCATCTGTATACAAGCAAAGCAGGActaagaaaagaaatggcGAAACACGAGGCTATCTACAGGTCGGCGGATATGACCTATATCCAGCTGTACATACCGCAGGAGATTGTGCGCGAAGTGGTGTGTCTGCTCGGTAAGCTCGGCAACGTCATGTTCCGGGACTTGAACAGTGACCTGTCGGCGTTCCAGAGAGGGTACGTCGCGCGTCTGCGGAGGCTGGAGGACGTGGGCAGGTCCGTGGACTACATGAAGCGTGTCAGCGAGAAACATAGGGAGGCCACGGCGCGCTACATGCCCCAGCTGTTCGAGGACGAGGAATTGGACGACCTCGAGTTTAACGCCACCAACGACAACCCGGGCTCGAACACCGGTGACGATAACGAGAGCCTGCTGTCGCAGCAGAACTTGGACAACTTGGTAAGACCTTCCAGAAGAGTCAACCCGCACGCTTTGTTCCCCCAATTGCTTAGAAGCCTCGAAGTGCACTCCATGGATACCATCAACGACATCATCCATGAGATCACAGAGTTTGAGTCCCGCGTAAAACAACTGGACGACTCGTTGGAGTCCCTGCGCGATAAGCTCAACGTGCTAATAGAGAAAAGACACATCGTCTTCGAGTGCTCGAGGTACATAAAATTCAACCCGGGGATTCTCGGACGCATCTCCAACAGTAACGACGCAAACGTCTCCGGCTCACAATTGGACGTAACAGATTTCACCGCGCTACCAGAAGAAGCTAACGATAACCTAAGTGATTTCTCCTTTGATATCGATGAAGACACCGCCGAAGACAAccaaaacaataacaatgacGACGACATTCTAATGCTCGAACAAGGGTTCCACAACAAATTCATGATCGCAGGTGCCATCAGAAGAGATAAGgtgatgatattgaacaGGATACTATGGCGTCTCCTTCGCGGTAACTTATTTTTCCAGAACTTCCCAGTGGAAAAACCAATGATGGAAAATGGCGAGTTGGTAGAGAAGGATTGTTTCCTTATTTTCACACATGGTGATACTCTTTCAGCAAAGATCAAACGTGTAGTAGACTCATTAGGAGGAAGTATGATCTCATTGGACCAAATATCACAACAAACCATTCAAGAGTTAAATGACAGGATCAGTGACTTAGAACAAGTTTTGGAGAGCACAGAACGTACGCTACACACAGAACTACTACTCATCAATGATCAACTCTCTGTATGGCATGCGGTGTTTAGAAGAGAAACTTACATATATGCAACACTTAATCTTTTTAGACAAGAGACCCAGGGTTTAGTTGCAGAGGGCTGGATACCTTATGAAGAACTACAAACTCTAAAAAACACATTGAAGGACTATAGCGAATCAATTGGCTCTGAATATACAACTGTTATCAGTGTCATCATCACGAACAGATCCCCACCCACATATCATCGTGTAAATAAATTTACTCAGGCGTTCCAATCTATTGTGGATGCTTATGGTATTGCCACATACAAAGAAATCAATCCTGGTTTGGCTACGGTAGTCACTTTCCCTTTTATGTTTGCAATCATGTTTGGTGATGCAGGTCATGGTTTCATTGTCTTACTAATTGCCTTATATTTAGTAAtgaatgaaagaaaattcgATAACATGAAAAGGGAAGAGATGTTTGATATGGCCTATACCGGAAGATATGTTCTACTTTTAATGGGTGCCTTCTCAATATACACAGGACTGATGtataatgatattttttccAGATCTATGAccttattttcttcaggCTGGGAATGGCCAACAACTTTTAAAAAAGGTGAAACATTGGAAGCCAAACAAGTTGGAACATATGCTTTCGGTTTGGACTGGGCCTGGCATGGTACTGAGAACAACTTAATTTTTACTAACTCCTACAAAATGAAACTCTCAATTCTGATGGGTTTTATCCACATGTCATATTCTTATATGTTTTCCTACATCAACTACAGACACAGAAAGTCTAGGGTAGATATCATCGGTAATTTCATACCAGGCTTGATTTTTATGCAGTCTATATTTGGTTATCTATCTTGGGCAATTGTTTTCAAGTGGTCAAAGGATTGGATCAAGGATGGAAAGCCTGCACCAGGCTTACTGAACATGCTAATTAACATGTTTTTAGCACCAGGCACTATCGACGAGCAACTCTACAGCGGCCAAGCTGTTTTACAAACCATCCTTCTATTGGCTGCCCTAGTTTGTGTACCATGGCTTCTGTTATACAAGCCATTGATGCTGAGAAAACAACATGCAAATGGTGAAACAAATTACAGTAGCTTACAACATCCAACAGCGGATGACACTATGACATCTGAGTCAATAATAGATAATGAAGTGGTGATAACTGATTTTGATACCGACGAAAGCGAATCACATGGATTTAATTTTGGAGATGTTATGATTCATCAGGTGATTCATACTATTGAATTTTGCCTGAACTGTATCTCACATACTGCTTCATACTTACGTTTGTGGGCCCTTTCCTTAGCACATGCACAGTTATCAACTGTTCTTTGGAATATGACAATTGCCAACTCATTCTCTTCGAAAGATCCAGGCAGCCCACTAGCTGTATTTATGGTAGTATTTTTATTCGCGTTTTGGTTTATACTAACTGTAGCTGTTCTGGTTCTGATGGAAGGAACATCTGCAATGTTACACGCTCTGCGTTTACATTGGGTCGAAGCCATGTCCAAGTTCTTTGAGGGTAATGGTTATGCATACGAGCCATTCTCATTTGATCTTCTGACCGAATGATATTATACGATTACTTTATATCAACACTGCATGGATACACATCAATTTAATTAGATTAATACATAATAATTAAAATGCGTGATTTACCGATTACGATCAGTTTATTTAAATACGTTATATGTAAAGTCTATAATACACTATAATTCATCATCGAATACATTACCAGCACTGCTGtcatcttcctcttcctcctcatcttcctcatcgCCCTTGTTTCCTGCTTCATTAGAGCCAGTAGAATCTTCTTCCTTTATAGTAGACGAATCACCAGATGAAGTTGCCTCCTTTAGGTATTTTTTAGTCTTggtttcatcttcatcatctccTTCATCATCTCCATTCTCTTCGTTTTCATTCTGCTTCTCTTGCTTCTTTATCGCcttcattttcttgttatacattttctttaattctTTCATTACTAATTGGTGTTGGTAGGTCCATTGTCTATTTTCTAGATCAAGAGTATTAATAAGTTCTTCAAATGCTAGCTTAGTTTTGATCAAGTTTTCTAAtgattcatcatcaattgcCTTGGACTTAATCGATTCATTGACTTCATCAATCAACCCAGCCAGTGTTTTTATGTTCTCTTCACTAGACCTTCTGATTGAGGAAAATGACATCTTACTTAATATGCTGTTGTACTTTTCAGTGACATTCAATCCAATTACATtgaatttttcagctttgTTTTCCAAATCAGCCAGGTTCTtactttcaatttccttgtatttcttgataGACTTTGATGCTGTATCAACGAGCTTTTGGAAATCCTTACTACCCAATGCGGCATCCAAAGAATTATAGAATCTAGACAGAGTATCACGCTGGCTTCTAGTCTCACGGAcaagtttttcaatatccTTCTTGGACATATCTGCAGAGTTATCTTCTAGATATTCGagtttttctttgacaAATGCTGTGAATGATTTTAGAGTTTCGAACTCTTCCTCACCCagtttttcttcaaattcttcaataaatgaTCTACAGTCATACAACTCAGCTTCTAGAACATTTAAGGATTCCTGAactctctttctttcccTATCCTTTCTATTCCAAGAAGTGATTGCGTTAGACAATTGCCTTATCTCTGCATTGCTTAAAGGCATTACGTCAGTTGCTTTGGTGACATCATTGATTACATCAATAAACTCGAATTCCTCTTCTTTCGCATTACCGTCACTATCACATAGTACAGTAATGTccttgattttgaaaactCTATTACTGTCTAAGTCAAAAGTCACATTCAAGTATAGTTGGCCCTTCTTACAGGCAGAAGTCCAATTTTTCGATGACACTGTGGTATCAACAATATTTGACAAAATACGGGTATCACTTTCAAACAAGTCAAACTTTAGTTCCTTACCGAATTTCTTTGGAGCTTTATACAATATTGATGATTCGTTTGGAAATTTTGTACCCTTTTCGAAAACAGTTTTAGATGAAGATTCACCTGACATTTCAA
It includes:
- the STB2 gene encoding Stb2p (CAGL0F06325g~Ortholog(s) have Sin3-type complex localization); this encodes MKDSDWSGEHILRVGNDVHDVHNVHVRTTSTKTTKSNTTYNTTYNTAYNTAYNTTNLSDGKSAERAEGALVMPQIEPQLTSFIFPDMRALYNIGIESYKDVYYDEITVQGFEIYIVEQWIAERKLSAVISSYTGNTQDVISAVRVVLNRDPHFWPHRFKRYYEELLPFTQPKFISKGCIFVTNLSAMSSKLSLLHVECGDLRSVWHDFKTNFDLKKLHCTGRSALLLSAPASSAMNKFSQLFKIPIKDVVTTDQVGSQQYQDPTTEAHLLSHKRSLEDPFSGRGDEEHHPLTFSKRTMQERTPPAASLWKTKKGHDLPGFYSPVVEMVTLIQISLSYFNLFKGKDKNIVDGLLSEGTKSAIEQWWLVFGRIYFGVEKPRNEGTLGPTTVASMLSLVLSCFYKLILVDCMPAKDPFDEQDFRQGVSNFQKKYSTTTKENEGFLDPPTVEKLFQEEARLTKNEFKKLTKTVKCKFQDIGGKGNVVQLANNVLSTDMDNFVKHIQCGSLGLLWKNKGRPRRKDVRRICKKEFCGYSYKNGDPEKQLDEETERCNNLNEKLRLAHEEENKKKTSEMFGNYMIDIPIIGNDLHMGDPVSSKPWRTSDAGSSEKEDDVMSKGPSAVSLSSMYCNYDKHHYESGLNTNQLYHSEFYRRGSSSNLQTLREESETGVLECTEVLYRSISCSDIQQQIERWTLPFDPSVVRLARDLKKIQRETKAEAQIEDMQHGYYSIMTKKTCYMEEKRMQDLLKVSGDLFYKYVHAARAFQNKYDGIEIKQNFLLNDMRELNSLCSKLKYDVRILDLRVRDVEEAIQQFQRKLDTVRNTMNIGHSTIHIDTADVGTKEEFDQYIIDRYNKAHPCYQSYCLKVISKDFYNNLKNDISGWVSWLFDGMFQKDK
- the LHS1 gene encoding Hsp70 family chaperone LHS1 (CAGL0F06369g~Protein of unknown function), producing MKLSILFLFAIAVQAAFLGIDYGQQSIKAMVVSPKAMMEIVLTPEAKRKDTSGICIRNVNGVLERHYGNSIGSLVTRFPQNTAMHLRSLLGKSMNDKDTIESYLRENPGANLTSTTRNTIAITIDGVEYPVEQLVAMNLQEIIDRANQHIKETDTTGIDFVEQVGIAIPEQFNQAQRQALLDALALTSVKDEAVLVSDGLSVAIDYALKRPDLEINVPQYYIVFDVGTSAAKATLFSLTQPEDLSSPIKIEIGAFDSEATVGGSKFIAAIADIVEDKFLEKNTKITRKSLVENPRARAKIIQAAEKAKLVLSANNEAIISIESLVDDIDFRTTIARSEFQDIFEDNKHTVVKAIKGAIGNQLWDDNISLEDISGVILSGGSSRVPMVQEEIAKLVGEEKILKNVNADETVINGATLKGLKYFGSFKTKPLDITERSLFDYSVEMSGESSSKTVFEKGTKFPNESSILYKAPKKFGKELKFDLFESDTRILSNIVDTTVSSKNWTSACKKGQLYLNVTFDLDSNRVFKIKDITVLCDSDGNAKEEEFEFIDVINDVTKATDVMPLSNAEIRQLSNAITSWNRKDRERKRVQESLNVLEAELYDCRSFIEEFEEKLGEEEFETLKSFTAFVKEKLEYLEDNSADMSKKDIEKLVRETRSQRDTLSRFYNSLDAALGSKDFQKLVDTASKSIKKYKEIESKNLADLENKAEKFNVIGLNVTEKYNSILSKMSFSSIRRSSEENIKTLAGLIDEVNESIKSKAIDDESLENLIKTKLAFEELINTLDLENRQWTYQHQLVMKELKKMYNKKMKAIKKQEKQNENEENGDDEGDDEDETKTKKYLKEATSSGDSSTIKEEDSTGSNEAGNKGDEEDEEEEEDDSSAGNVFDDEL
- a CDS encoding MADS-box domain-containing protein (CAGL0F06259g~Ortholog(s) have core promoter proximal region sequence-specific DNA binding activity), translating into MNSQSLFGISPISSSDHINLDPDLGKMPGMPGMPGIQGQRQDQRPQRQVQMPAHMPGQRPTVGGGDEVRGTRDYSDKGNGNGNEHEIENEQENENENENDDEDEEVSTPSSAVGKRRKAPLKYIENTTRRHVTFAKRRHGIMKKAYELAVMTGANVLLLILSPKGLVYTFATPSLQPLIRDDPGKELIRRCLNQDNST
- the STV1 gene encoding H(+)-transporting V0 sector ATPase subunit a (CAGL0F06347g~Ortholog(s) have proton-transporting ATPase activity, rotational mechanism activity, role in vacuolar acidification and Golgi apparatus, late endosome, vacuolar proton-transporting V-type ATPase, V0 domain localization), with amino-acid sequence MAKHEAIYRSADMTYIQLYIPQEIVREVVCLLGKLGNVMFRDLNSDLSAFQRGYVARLRRLEDVGRSVDYMKRVSEKHREATARYMPQLFEDEELDDLEFNATNDNPGSNTGDDNESLLSQQNLDNLVRPSRRVNPHALFPQLLRSLEVHSMDTINDIIHEITEFESRVKQLDDSLESLRDKLNVLIEKRHIVFECSRYIKFNPGILGRISNSNDANVSGSQLDVTDFTALPEEANDNLSDFSFDIDEDTAEDNQNNNNDDDILMLEQGFHNKFMIAGAIRRDKVMILNRILWRLLRGNLFFQNFPVEKPMMENGELVEKDCFLIFTHGDTLSAKIKRVVDSLGGSMISLDQISQQTIQELNDRISDLEQVLESTERTLHTELLLINDQLSVWHAVFRRETYIYATLNLFRQETQGLVAEGWIPYEELQTLKNTLKDYSESIGSEYTTVISVIITNRSPPTYHRVNKFTQAFQSIVDAYGIATYKEINPGLATVVTFPFMFAIMFGDAGHGFIVLLIALYLVMNERKFDNMKREEMFDMAYTGRYVLLLMGAFSIYTGLMYNDIFSRSMTLFSSGWEWPTTFKKGETLEAKQVGTYAFGLDWAWHGTENNLIFTNSYKMKLSILMGFIHMSYSYMFSYINYRHRKSRVDIIGNFIPGLIFMQSIFGYLSWAIVFKWSKDWIKDGKPAPGLLNMLINMFLAPGTIDEQLYSGQAVLQTILLLAALVCVPWLLLYKPLMLRKQHANGETNYSSLQHPTADDTMTSESIIDNEVVITDFDTDESESHGFNFGDVMIHQVIHTIEFCLNCISHTASYLRLWALSLAHAQLSTVLWNMTIANSFSSKDPGSPLAVFMVVFLFAFWFILTVAVLVLMEGTSAMLHALRLHWVEAMSKFFEGNGYAYEPFSFDLLTE